In Methanocaldococcus lauensis, a single genomic region encodes these proteins:
- a CDS encoding 2-isopropylmalate synthase, producing the protein MKKVRIFDTTLRDGEQTPGVSLTPNDKLEIAKKLDELRVDVIEAGSAITSKGEREAIKLITKEGLDAEICSFVRALPVDIDAALECDVDSVHLVVPTSPIHMKYKLRKTEDEVLESALKAVEYAKDHGLIVELSAEDATRSDINFLIKLFNEGEKVGADRVCVCDTVGVLTPQKSQELFKKITENVNLPVSVHCHNDFGMATANTCSAILGGAIQCHVTVNGIGERAGNASLEEVVTALKVLYGYKTNVRMEKLYDVSRVVSRLMKIPVPPNKAIVGDNAFAHEAGIHVDGLIKNTETYEPIKPEMVGNRRRIILGKHSGRKALKYKLDLMGIKVNEEQLNQIYNKIKELGDLGKYISDADLLAIIREVLGKDIEEKVKLDELTVVSGNKITPIASVKLHHIGEDIFLIETAYGVGPVDAAINAIKKAISGVADIKLEEYRVEAIGGGTDALVEVIVKLRKGSEIVEVRKSDVDIIRASVNAVMEGINMLLS; encoded by the coding sequence ATGAAGAAAGTGAGAATTTTTGATACAACACTTAGAGATGGAGAACAAACTCCAGGAGTTTCTTTAACTCCAAACGACAAGTTAGAAATAGCAAAAAAATTGGATGAACTTAGAGTAGATGTTATAGAGGCAGGTTCTGCAATAACATCAAAAGGAGAAAGAGAGGCAATAAAATTAATAACAAAAGAGGGTTTAGATGCTGAAATATGTTCATTTGTTAGAGCTTTGCCAGTAGATATAGACGCCGCCTTAGAGTGTGATGTGGATAGCGTTCATTTAGTAGTTCCTACATCTCCAATCCATATGAAATATAAGTTAAGAAAGACAGAAGATGAGGTTTTAGAATCTGCTTTAAAGGCAGTTGAATATGCTAAGGATCACGGATTAATAGTAGAATTATCTGCAGAAGATGCTACAAGGAGTGATATTAATTTTTTAATAAAGTTATTTAATGAAGGTGAAAAGGTAGGGGCGGATAGAGTTTGTGTTTGCGACACTGTAGGAGTTCTAACTCCCCAAAAAAGCCAAGAATTATTTAAAAAAATAACTGAAAATGTTAATTTGCCAGTATCCGTTCATTGCCACAATGACTTTGGAATGGCTACTGCAAATACATGCTCTGCTATCTTAGGAGGAGCAATTCAATGCCATGTAACGGTTAATGGAATTGGAGAAAGAGCAGGAAATGCCTCATTGGAAGAGGTTGTAACTGCCTTGAAAGTATTATATGGATATAAGACAAATGTAAGAATGGAAAAGTTGTATGACGTTTCAAGAGTAGTTTCAAGATTGATGAAAATTCCTGTTCCTCCAAACAAGGCAATTGTTGGAGATAATGCATTTGCTCATGAGGCGGGAATACACGTTGATGGTTTAATAAAAAATACTGAAACTTATGAACCTATAAAACCAGAAATGGTTGGAAATAGAAGAAGAATTATATTAGGAAAGCATTCTGGTAGAAAGGCTTTAAAGTATAAGCTTGACTTAATGGGCATAAAGGTTAATGAAGAGCAGTTAAATCAAATATACAATAAAATCAAAGAATTGGGAGATTTAGGTAAATATATCTCAGATGCTGATTTATTAGCTATAATTAGAGAAGTTTTAGGTAAGGATATAGAAGAAAAAGTTAAATTAGATGAATTAACAGTTGTTTCTGGTAATAAGATAACTCCAATTGCCTCAGTTAAACTTCATCATATAGGAGAGGATATATTCTTAATTGAAACTGCCTATGGAGTAGGTCCAGTAGATGCGGCAATAAATGCAATAAAAAAGGCTATAAGTGGAGTAGCAGATATTAAGTTGGAAGAGTATAGAGTTGAGGCAATTGGTGGAGGAACAGATGCGTTAGTAGAGGTTATAGTTAAGTTAAGAAAAGGTTCTGAAATTGTAGAAGTTAGAAAATCAGATGTAGATATTATTAGGGCATCTGTAAATGCTGTTATGGAAGGAATTAATATGCTATTAAGTTAA
- a CDS encoding acylphosphatase: METYEIIIYGKVQHVGFRDRIENLGRILGINGIIYNHKDGTVRILANFDSERKKKLFKEFIKELEDVDKLIKIEKIEERELNTYIEFPEGINRISADDLIELNKKLDEGVKYIKFIFDELEEHKKILMIIVDKLDNLSTKMDKQTEILYEIKEILRNNSNAQK; this comes from the coding sequence ATGGAAACTTATGAGATAATCATTTATGGGAAAGTTCAACATGTAGGATTTAGGGATAGGATAGAAAATTTAGGTAGGATATTAGGTATCAATGGCATAATATATAACCATAAGGATGGGACAGTTAGGATATTAGCAAACTTTGATTCAGAAAGGAAGAAAAAACTATTCAAAGAATTTATTAAGGAACTTGAAGATGTAGATAAACTTATAAAGATAGAGAAGATTGAAGAGAGGGAACTAAATACATACATTGAATTTCCAGAGGGCATTAATAGAATATCGGCAGATGATTTAATAGAGCTAAATAAAAAGTTGGATGAGGGAGTGAAGTATATTAAGTTTATATTTGATGAATTAGAGGAACATAAAAAGATTTTGATGATTATTGTTGATAAGTTGGATAATTTAAGCACGAAGATGGACAAACAGACGGAGATATTATATGAAATAAAGGAAATTCTTAGAAATAATAGTAATGCACAAAAATAA
- a CDS encoding radical SAM protein, with amino-acid sequence MIERALILDGYTDEPAGLGVPPYIGLYPRYAYGVLDKYNVDVDYITIDKFREIRNNFDLNNYDSIICICGFHTPGKYLNANPATLKEFVSILYKYDGIKILGGPAATKYGSSMIGGKIVDEKKYKEFFDVVAEGDLEAVLKELLENKSIENIDFNAHRSYEELREYAIRGAKVVKKHPNYPYIIAEIETYRGCSRALTGGCSFCTEPRRFGLPKFRDEKSIIEEIKALYNEGIRYFRIGRQPCIYSYKAIDSEKEEVPKPNVEAIEKLFKGIWNVSNPKVLHIDNANPVVIARHEEESREITKILVKYCTSGNVAAFGVESFDEKVIKANNLLTTPEDVLKAVEILNEIGGKRGETGLPYLLPGINLLFGLKGESKRTFSINFEYLKEIYDRGFMIRRINIRQVVPFFGTDISLKDVKKAEKRKKLFLWFKEKIREEIDNKMLKRVVPKGTILKDVFVELKDKENLYFGRQFGSYPILVGIKDKNLKIGQFVDIEVVDYGKRSITGKVIRTKTN; translated from the coding sequence ATGATAGAGAGAGCGTTAATTTTAGATGGATATACAGATGAGCCAGCAGGTTTGGGAGTTCCCCCATATATTGGACTATATCCAAGATATGCCTATGGTGTCTTAGATAAATACAATGTTGATGTAGATTATATAACTATTGATAAATTTAGAGAAATTAGAAATAATTTTGATTTAAATAATTATGACTCAATAATATGCATTTGTGGTTTTCACACGCCGGGGAAGTATTTAAATGCTAATCCTGCTACTTTAAAAGAGTTTGTTTCCATATTATATAAATATGACGGAATAAAAATTTTAGGCGGACCAGCGGCAACAAAATATGGTTCCTCTATGATTGGTGGAAAGATAGTTGATGAGAAAAAATACAAAGAATTTTTTGATGTAGTTGCAGAGGGTGACTTAGAGGCAGTTTTAAAGGAATTATTAGAGAACAAAAGTATAGAAAATATTGATTTTAATGCCCATAGAAGTTATGAAGAGTTGAGAGAGTATGCCATTAGAGGAGCAAAAGTTGTTAAAAAACATCCAAATTATCCTTATATAATTGCAGAGATTGAAACATATAGAGGATGTTCAAGGGCATTAACAGGAGGATGTTCTTTCTGTACAGAGCCAAGAAGGTTTGGACTTCCAAAATTTAGAGATGAAAAATCTATAATAGAAGAGATTAAGGCATTATACAATGAAGGAATAAGATATTTTAGAATTGGAAGACAGCCATGTATTTATTCCTATAAAGCAATTGATTCTGAAAAGGAAGAGGTTCCAAAACCTAATGTTGAAGCAATTGAAAAGTTGTTTAAAGGAATATGGAATGTTTCAAATCCTAAGGTTTTACACATAGATAATGCAAACCCTGTAGTAATAGCAAGACATGAAGAGGAAAGTAGAGAGATTACAAAAATTTTGGTTAAATATTGCACATCTGGAAATGTTGCCGCTTTTGGAGTTGAAAGTTTTGATGAAAAAGTAATTAAAGCAAATAATTTATTAACTACACCAGAAGATGTTTTAAAGGCCGTAGAAATTTTAAATGAAATTGGAGGAAAAAGAGGAGAGACAGGATTACCTTATTTACTACCAGGAATAAATTTACTGTTTGGCTTAAAAGGAGAGAGTAAAAGAACATTTTCTATAAATTTTGAATACTTAAAAGAGATATATGATAGAGGATTTATGATTAGAAGAATAAATATAAGGCAAGTAGTTCCATTTTTTGGGACTGATATAAGTTTAAAAGATGTAAAAAAGGCAGAGAAAAGAAAAAAACTATTTTTATGGTTTAAAGAAAAAATTAGAGAGGAGATAGATAATAAAATGCTTAAAAGAGTTGTGCCAAAAGGAACAATTTTAAAGGATGTATTTGTAGAATTAAAAGATAAAGAAAATTTATATTTTGGAAGACAGTTTGGAAGTTATCCTATTTTAGTAGGAATTAAAGACAAAAATCTTAAAATAGGACAATTTGTTGATATAGAAGTTGTGGATTATGGAAAAAGATCTATTACTGGGAAAGTAATTAGAACAAAAACTAATTAA
- a CDS encoding choice-of-anchor U domain-containing protein: MRNILILIFIILLCSNINVGVSLNNITTLNISNSTIENFSNISKFSTNFSDLNNITKNLKEIDTKINNTINISKNITKNENKKYIHYLIVLVKGYKVIVKTNGMPYGFANNISLKFVKINNGTYIISPIILNVPIKIYAKFSNETLNKTIILNYTKIENHYLNVSFNNFKLIVKTNGKLFAKYKDLDVNVEFKKIKKNTYIIYPLLLNTTLIVYSKFDNETLNKTIFLNYSENNSLNNLNMSIILKKVYFPSEKIIIKTNFKPNKAYIITPNNKTINLKIHKKGKYYYLSAKLNKNVILGNYSVLINGIKKTFIVDYYKINAKFNNSCIFGNVSYYYVMPKIVEYKIIPLNISKNVTVENGSFCIPINLTEGNYTVILKCGNAITKIMIKIKNLSLKVPKFAFVGNKIRIFANFKPKNAKLITSYKNITLNFSKFNKEEYVSTFKANNTGVYKIIVDNIMKEVYVDNYSINVSLNGSKIVGNISWKYIPPKYINYTIIPQNITKSIKINNSNFIIKFPKNTEKVIIYCGNVNKTILIKSIKQLENISDSKTIIIPYENKTYKINISINKGKFKELKFIEGRILLIINNLSVGDSVNLTVKLPFKIPEGMYIYYWKKINNKTVLINYTIGKDRRTIIFKLKDGGELDEDRRKNGIIIDPFKFYIPKYNVKTEFKNNKTGILYVKDLEGNELYNITVTTNKGKLDYLKFVNKNNIPVKININLPLNLIKFKISNISKGEKVNVSIVYQYSNISSITNSNIRRSNLSYLDNFTINTSLLKLVYYKFNPNNLLWKKYPAIIKIYRNKIVVNLTLEDGKFGDDDNKTNAIIEDDGGVGWVGYYNVWDVAIGSNVHQQVHTYWLYVPKGINNFSFGVYDGDGFIVNIYYPNGTLYTTLNESANNNWNYTLIYTNGSFGFWKIVINNTLSPVSAYNIYSLNISGSNSLDLKVNTTYVINGTTYYGTPNATLLSYGSTVTSSYHDFYVYATSDFNIAIFDPDNLNGSINFFGIITLPITQNRLKVSVYYPNGTLYYSFYPYDNTLSLFNENDNPIWIIQNISIHGQTGWWRIELTQEQDYDDDGLGNNQIILATNLSGGLWFKIPIPPSSADSGTATICRNYQTNMVHRYYVIVPYGTSNFTVGIYDGDGLIVNVSYPNGTWYGSYIAPNNAQAGEPPNYFLINTSNVYGWWIVDIFESSWSSTNGNYYSLLTINSPVLKLNKTYLINGSTYYGTPDAMIVGDDTTNLGNKTWYISTPKGLSSFNLSIYDGDGAINVSIYLPNGTKYKEFTAYGNESWYNYIVNVTNPNQNYGVWKIFVHEIRNYDDYITGGNVYRIATTTKTGILSGNPRYNLSIVNVSTKTLVNISETFNMTVYVKNTGTMDLSNVSVNITLPIGWSGETYKVIPYLLPNQTVAINFTLTSPVIPGNYTLIVNTTNDYVHWNFNDYKNITITVISPIKNMNITSSISMLPQGYFISVKSFINATDVYVFWYKPNNIGVINISGNFDLNGTYNNVYWFEFNTINANETKNITITTNITTIEGLIIGVDPK; this comes from the coding sequence ATGAGGAACATCCTAATACTTATATTTATTATTTTATTGTGTTCAAATATTAATGTAGGAGTATCATTAAATAACATTACTACACTTAATATATCAAACTCAACTATTGAAAATTTTTCAAATATTAGTAAATTCTCAACTAATTTTAGTGACTTAAATAATATAACTAAAAATCTTAAAGAAATTGATACAAAGATAAATAATACAATAAATATCTCAAAAAATATAACAAAGAATGAAAATAAGAAATATATCCATTATTTAATTGTTTTAGTAAAAGGATATAAAGTTATTGTAAAAACCAATGGAATGCCTTATGGATTTGCTAATAATATCTCCCTAAAATTTGTTAAAATAAATAATGGAACTTATATAATTTCACCAATTATTTTAAATGTTCCAATTAAAATCTATGCAAAATTTAGTAATGAAACACTAAATAAAACAATTATTTTAAATTATACAAAAATAGAAAATCACTATTTAAATGTCTCGTTTAATAACTTTAAATTAATTGTTAAAACAAATGGAAAACTATTTGCTAAATATAAGGATTTAGATGTAAATGTTGAATTTAAAAAAATAAAGAAAAATACTTATATTATTTACCCTTTGTTATTAAATACAACACTAATTGTTTATTCAAAATTTGATAATGAAACATTAAATAAGACAATATTTCTAAATTATTCTGAAAACAATAGTTTAAATAATTTAAATATGTCAATAATCTTAAAAAAAGTCTATTTCCCATCAGAAAAAATAATTATAAAAACTAATTTTAAACCAAATAAAGCATACATTATAACTCCAAATAATAAGACTATAAATTTAAAAATTCATAAAAAAGGAAAATATTACTATCTATCAGCAAAGCTTAATAAAAATGTTATATTAGGAAATTATTCTGTTTTAATTAATGGAATTAAAAAAACATTTATCGTAGATTACTACAAAATTAATGCTAAATTTAATAATAGTTGTATATTTGGTAATGTAAGTTATTATTATGTTATGCCAAAGATTGTTGAATATAAGATTATACCATTAAATATAAGTAAAAATGTTACGGTTGAGAACGGAAGTTTTTGCATACCTATAAATCTTACAGAGGGAAATTATACTGTAATTTTGAAATGTGGAAATGCTATTACTAAAATAATGATTAAAATTAAAAACCTATCATTAAAGGTTCCAAAATTTGCATTTGTAGGTAATAAAATTAGAATATTTGCAAATTTCAAACCAAAAAATGCTAAACTAATTACATCATATAAAAACATAACTTTAAACTTTTCAAAATTTAACAAAGAAGAATATGTTTCAACTTTTAAAGCCAATAATACAGGAGTTTATAAAATTATTGTAGATAATATAATGAAAGAAGTTTATGTTGATAATTATAGTATAAATGTATCTTTAAATGGTTCTAAAATTGTTGGTAATATAAGTTGGAAATATATTCCTCCAAAATACATTAATTATACAATTATTCCTCAAAATATTACTAAATCTATAAAAATAAATAATAGCAATTTTATTATTAAATTTCCAAAAAACACCGAAAAAGTAATAATATATTGTGGAAATGTTAATAAAACTATCCTGATAAAATCTATAAAACAGTTGGAGAATATTTCAGATTCTAAAACTATTATAATTCCTTATGAAAATAAAACTTATAAAATAAATATTTCAATCAACAAAGGTAAATTTAAAGAGTTAAAATTTATAGAAGGAAGAATATTATTAATAATAAATAACCTATCAGTTGGAGATTCTGTTAATTTAACAGTTAAATTACCTTTTAAAATTCCAGAAGGAATGTATATCTATTATTGGAAAAAAATAAACAATAAAACTGTATTAATAAATTACACCATAGGAAAAGATAGAAGAACTATAATATTTAAATTAAAAGATGGTGGGGAATTAGATGAAGATAGAAGAAAAAATGGAATAATAATTGATCCATTTAAATTTTATATTCCAAAGTATAATGTAAAAACTGAATTTAAGAATAATAAAACAGGAATTTTATATGTTAAAGATTTAGAAGGAAATGAATTGTATAATATAACAGTAACTACAAATAAAGGAAAATTGGATTATCTAAAATTTGTTAATAAAAATAATATACCAGTTAAAATTAATATTAATTTGCCACTTAATTTAATTAAGTTTAAAATATCAAATATTTCCAAGGGAGAAAAAGTCAATGTTTCTATTGTATATCAATACTCTAATATATCTTCTATAACCAACAGCAATATAAGAAGATCTAATCTTTCCTATTTAGATAATTTTACAATAAATACAAGTTTATTAAAATTAGTATATTACAAGTTCAATCCAAATAATCTATTGTGGAAAAAATATCCTGCAATAATAAAAATTTATAGAAATAAAATTGTAGTTAATTTAACATTAGAAGATGGAAAATTTGGAGACGATGACAATAAAACAAATGCTATTATAGAAGATGATGGGGGTGTTGGATGGGTAGGATATTATAATGTATGGGATGTAGCAATAGGTAGTAATGTTCATCAGCAAGTACATACTTATTGGCTTTATGTACCTAAGGGGATTAATAATTTTAGTTTTGGAGTTTATGATGGAGACGGTTTTATTGTAAATATTTATTATCCAAATGGGACATTATATACAACATTAAATGAATCTGCAAATAATAATTGGAACTACACTTTAATATATACAAATGGCTCTTTTGGATTTTGGAAAATTGTTATTAATAATACTTTGTCACCAGTTTCTGCCTATAATATTTATAGTCTAAATATTAGTGGTAGTAACAGTTTAGACCTTAAAGTAAATACAACTTATGTTATAAATGGAACTACATATTATGGCACTCCTAATGCAACATTGTTGAGTTATGGAAGTACAGTAACTTCTAGTTATCATGATTTCTATGTTTATGCAACATCTGACTTTAATATAGCAATATTTGATCCGGATAACTTAAACGGATCTATAAATTTCTTTGGTATTATTACATTACCTATAACTCAAAATAGATTAAAAGTTAGTGTTTATTACCCTAATGGTACATTATATTATTCATTTTATCCATATGATAATACTTTATCATTATTTAATGAAAATGACAATCCAATATGGATTATTCAAAATATATCTATTCATGGGCAAACTGGATGGTGGAGAATAGAACTAACACAAGAACAAGATTATGATGACGATGGTCTTGGAAATAATCAAATAATTCTTGCTACTAATCTATCAGGTGGATTGTGGTTTAAGATACCAATACCTCCATCATCAGCAGATTCAGGAACGGCAACAATATGTAGGAATTATCAAACTAATATGGTTCATAGATACTATGTAATAGTACCTTATGGAACATCAAACTTTACTGTTGGTATTTATGATGGAGATGGATTAATTGTCAATGTATCTTATCCAAATGGAACATGGTATGGTTCATATATAGCACCAAATAATGCTCAAGCTGGAGAACCTCCAAATTACTTTTTGATTAATACAAGTAATGTGTATGGTTGGTGGATTGTAGATATTTTTGAAAGCAGTTGGTCTAGTACTAATGGTAACTATTACTCTCTATTAACTATAAATTCTCCTGTTTTGAAATTAAACAAAACTTATCTTATAAATGGATCTACTTACTATGGTACTCCTGATGCAATGATTGTTGGTGATGATACAACTAATTTAGGAAATAAAACATGGTATATCTCAACACCAAAAGGACTTTCTTCATTTAATCTATCTATATATGATGGAGATGGAGCAATAAATGTTTCTATATATTTACCAAATGGAACAAAATATAAAGAATTTACAGCATATGGAAATGAAAGTTGGTATAATTATATAGTCAATGTTACTAACCCTAATCAGAATTATGGTGTTTGGAAAATTTTTGTTCATGAAATAAGAAATTATGATGATTATATAACTGGAGGGAATGTTTATAGAATAGCTACAACAACAAAAACAGGAATTCTCTCAGGTAATCCACGATATAATTTATCAATAGTTAATGTTTCTACTAAAACTTTGGTTAATATATCAGAAACATTTAATATGACAGTATATGTTAAAAATACAGGAACTATGGATTTATCAAATGTATCTGTAAATATAACACTTCCAATTGGTTGGAGTGGAGAAACATATAAAGTTATTCCATATTTATTACCAAATCAAACAGTTGCTATAAACTTTACATTAACATCTCCTGTGATTCCAGGTAATTATACACTTATTGTAAATACGACAAATGATTATGTACATTGGAATTTTAATGATTATAAAAATATTACAATAACTGTAATATCACCTATTAAAAATATGAACATAACTTCAAGTATTTCTATGTTACCTCAGGGATACTTTATTTCTGTTAAAAGTTTTATAAATGCTACAGATGTTTATGTTTTTTGGTATAAACCAAATAATATAGGGGTAATAAATATTTCTGGAAACTTTGATTTAAATGGAACTTATAATAATGTTTATTGGTTTGAATTTAATACAATAAATGCAAACGAAACAAAAAACATTACAATAACAACAAACATTACAACAATTGAAGGACTTATTATAGGTGTAGATCCAAAATAA
- a CDS encoding 2-oxoacid:acceptor oxidoreductase subunit alpha, whose protein sequence is MKVDFIQGNHACALGAIKAGCRFFAGYPITPSTEIAEIMARELPKVGGYYVQMEDELGSIAAVIGASWGGLKAMTATSGPGFSLMQENIGFGYMTETPCVIVNIQRGGPSTGQPTMASQGDMMQCRWGSHGDYEVIALAPSSVQEMYDFTIIAFNYAEKYRIPVFVMADEIVGHMREKVVLHDNMEIINREKPKEKPLKIVYPFDKLIPEMPVFGEGYNVHITGLTHDERGYPDVSPETHDKLVRRLVNKIRKNKDDIIKWEGNNLDAEIMFVCYGTPSRTVKHTVNKLRNEGVDVGYIRLITVYPFPDELLKKLKAEKVIVPEMNLGQIYYEVERVCKKADDVILVDKIGGELHRPEELEKVVFE, encoded by the coding sequence ATGAAAGTAGATTTTATTCAGGGTAATCATGCATGTGCATTAGGTGCTATAAAGGCAGGGTGTAGATTTTTTGCTGGCTATCCTATAACACCATCTACTGAGATAGCAGAGATAATGGCAAGAGAGTTGCCAAAAGTTGGGGGCTATTATGTTCAAATGGAGGATGAACTTGGAAGTATTGCAGCAGTTATCGGAGCAAGTTGGGGTGGTTTAAAGGCAATGACTGCCACTTCTGGACCAGGATTTAGTTTAATGCAGGAAAATATTGGATTTGGATACATGACAGAAACGCCTTGTGTTATAGTTAATATTCAAAGAGGAGGGCCTTCTACAGGACAGCCAACAATGGCAAGTCAAGGAGATATGATGCAGTGTAGATGGGGTAGTCATGGAGATTATGAAGTTATTGCATTAGCCCCAAGCTCAGTTCAAGAAATGTATGATTTCACTATAATTGCCTTTAACTATGCTGAAAAATATAGAATTCCTGTATTTGTTATGGCGGATGAAATTGTTGGACACATGAGAGAAAAAGTTGTATTACACGATAATATGGAAATAATAAATAGAGAAAAACCTAAAGAAAAACCTTTAAAGATAGTATATCCTTTTGATAAATTAATACCAGAAATGCCAGTATTTGGAGAAGGATATAATGTTCATATAACTGGATTAACTCACGATGAGAGAGGTTACCCAGATGTTTCTCCAGAAACTCATGATAAATTGGTTAGAAGGTTAGTAAATAAAATAAGAAAAAATAAGGATGATATAATTAAATGGGAAGGAAATAATTTAGATGCTGAAATAATGTTTGTTTGTTATGGAACCCCTTCAAGAACTGTAAAACATACTGTAAATAAATTAAGAAATGAAGGAGTTGATGTAGGATATATAAGGTTGATAACTGTCTATCCATTCCCAGATGAGTTGTTGAAAAAGTTAAAGGCAGAGAAGGTTATAGTTCCAGAGATGAACTTAGGGCAGATATATTATGAAGTTGAAAGAGTTTGTAAAAAGGCAGATGACGTAATTTTAGTTGATAAAATTGGTGGAGAGTTGCATAGACCAGAAGAATTAGAAAAGGTAGTTTTTGAGTAA
- a CDS encoding dolichyl-diphosphooligosaccharide--protein glycosyltransferase subunit 1 has protein sequence MKKAILFFIFLVLMLPVFADVEEITNYKMIVDLTKNPTHITNVITIKNIAKYPIVPGIGELRLQKEESKKIFIIPIPSKNEKKPVEIENLKGYYIIGNQKYPMDVNVSYKGTYTVIEYQIWRPIESGKNVTLVIEYDANIVNNGILFKTISIPVGCDLNIKKFNIIFKSPYHLTYLEPNGKNFQIPKDKLFIIKAEFSILPLPRLPTYGYILFWLTILMIFVILMVYIELRLKNKKRMENK, from the coding sequence ATGAAGAAGGCTATATTATTTTTTATATTTTTAGTTTTAATGTTGCCTGTATTTGCTGATGTGGAAGAAATTACAAACTATAAAATGATAGTAGATCTAACTAAAAACCCAACACATATAACAAATGTAATAACAATAAAAAATATTGCTAAATATCCAATAGTTCCTGGTATTGGGGAATTAAGATTGCAAAAAGAAGAATCAAAAAAGATATTTATAATTCCCATCCCATCTAAAAATGAAAAAAAACCTGTAGAGATTGAAAATTTAAAAGGATATTATATAATTGGAAATCAAAAATATCCAATGGATGTCAATGTAAGTTATAAGGGTACATATACAGTTATAGAATATCAGATATGGAGACCAATAGAAAGTGGAAAAAATGTTACCTTAGTTATTGAATATGATGCTAATATAGTTAATAATGGAATTTTATTCAAAACTATTTCAATTCCAGTCGGATGTGATTTAAATATAAAAAAATTTAATATAATTTTTAAGTCACCTTATCATTTAACATATTTAGAGCCAAATGGAAAAAATTTTCAAATACCAAAAGATAAATTATTTATAATTAAAGCAGAATTTTCCATTCTACCATTGCCAAGATTACCAACTTATGGATATATATTATTCTGGCTTACAATTTTAATGATCTTTGTAATATTGATGGTATATATTGAACTACGTTTGAAAAATAAAAAAAGAATGGAAAATAAATAA